In Lacrimispora indolis DSM 755, a genomic segment contains:
- the rplA gene encoding 50S ribosomal protein L1 — protein MKRGKRYAEAAKTVDRSVLYDAPAAISLVKQNASAKFDETIEAHIRTGCDGRHADQQIRGAVVLPHGTGKTVRILVFAKGPKADEAQAAGADYVGAEELIPKIQNEGWLDFDVVVATPDMMGVVGRLGRVLGPKGLMPNPKAGTVTMDVTKAINDIKAGKVEYRLDKTNIIHVPVGKASFAEEQLADNFQTLVDAIIKARPSTVKGAYLKSVTLASTMGPGVKLNVAKLMN, from the coding sequence ATGAAAAGAGGAAAAAGATACGCAGAGGCAGCTAAAACAGTAGATCGTTCTGTTCTCTACGATGCACCAGCAGCAATCTCTTTAGTTAAGCAGAATGCAAGTGCTAAATTTGATGAAACCATTGAAGCTCATATCAGAACCGGTTGTGACGGACGTCACGCTGACCAGCAGATCCGTGGTGCGGTTGTACTTCCCCACGGTACAGGTAAGACTGTTCGTATTTTAGTTTTCGCTAAAGGCCCGAAGGCTGATGAAGCACAGGCTGCAGGCGCAGATTATGTTGGAGCTGAGGAACTGATTCCGAAGATCCAGAACGAAGGCTGGCTGGATTTTGATGTAGTTGTTGCTACACCAGATATGATGGGTGTTGTTGGACGTCTGGGACGTGTCCTGGGACCAAAGGGCTTAATGCCAAACCCAAAAGCTGGTACTGTTACTATGGATGTAACAAAAGCAATCAACGATATCAAAGCTGGTAAGGTTGAGTACAGACTTGATAAGACAAATATTATCCACGTGCCAGTTGGAAAAGCTTCTTTCGCAGAAGAACAGTTAGCGGACAACTTCCAGACGCTTGTTGATGCAATCATCAAAGCAAGACCAAGTACAGTTAAGGGTGCTTACTTAAAGAGTGTTACACTGGCTTCCACCATGGGACCTGGTGTAAAGCTGAACGTAGCAAAGTTAATGAACTAA
- the rplK gene encoding 50S ribosomal protein L11: protein MAKKVTGYIKLQIPAGKATPAPPVGPALGQHGVNIVQFTKEFNARTADQGDLIIPVVITVYADRSFSFITKTPPAAVLLKKACKIKSGSAVPNKTKVATITKAELQKIAELKMPDLNAASVESAMSMIAGTARSMGITVVEA from the coding sequence ATGGCAAAGAAAGTAACGGGATATATCAAATTGCAGATTCCAGCAGGAAAGGCTACACCAGCTCCTCCTGTAGGTCCGGCACTTGGACAGCATGGTGTAAACATCGTACAGTTTACAAAGGAATTTAACGCAAGAACAGCTGACCAGGGAGATTTAATCATTCCAGTTGTTATCACTGTTTACGCTGACAGAAGCTTTAGCTTCATAACCAAGACTCCGCCGGCTGCTGTATTACTTAAGAAGGCCTGCAAGATCAAATCCGGATCTGCAGTTCCGAACAAGACAAAGGTTGCTACAATTACTAAGGCTGAATTACAGAAAATCGCTGAGCTGAAGATGCCAGACTTAAATGCAGCATCCGTTGAATCAGCTATGAGCATGATTGCCGGTACCGCAAGAAGTATGGGTATCACAGTTGTAGAGGCATAA